In a single window of the Candidatus Nanosynbacter featherlites genome:
- a CDS encoding ABC transporter permease, with the protein MMTIIKRAWTAVTRKRRRSLTIALIMTLIFTLLIGTLTVQQTMAQLKQSVERNIRAGFSIASKQPSGEVPIGIAQRVQRLDSVKAHNFQSETTAELPGKQLVDVAGSGVQLDSNVAGEAKVTGATQSDLLSEFTGKFYQLEQGKHLGAHDQNAALIHKTFAEKNNIKPGDKLDITKDGRRVTVTVAGIFSGKGEKPAVLQSDMAENHLITNLAAAQQLIGSQQLTRATYFAENPHQLKSLTDRAKSLPNVDWKKFSLTDNGAAFAGVLQNIAGIQNILTIATIGAAGAGLAVLSLVLVFWVRGRLHEIGILLSIGTSKRQIIGQFLAELVIIAAVSSVFALGIGSVASSQISTALTAQADQSQRVEKAVVQATPPVTCLQAFAFGYMVVLLSAIAATAPIMRQSPKQILAKLS; encoded by the coding sequence ATGATGACGATTATCAAACGAGCCTGGACGGCTGTGACGCGCAAGCGGCGTCGCAGCCTGACCATCGCCCTGATTATGACGCTGATTTTCACACTGCTGATCGGTACACTGACGGTGCAGCAAACGATGGCACAGCTGAAGCAATCGGTCGAGCGAAACATCCGCGCCGGCTTTAGCATCGCCAGCAAGCAACCGTCGGGCGAGGTGCCGATAGGTATAGCACAGCGGGTGCAGCGCCTGGACAGTGTCAAAGCACACAATTTCCAATCAGAGACTACCGCGGAACTGCCAGGCAAACAATTGGTCGACGTAGCGGGTAGCGGTGTGCAGCTGGACTCTAACGTGGCTGGCGAGGCGAAGGTGACGGGCGCCACACAGAGCGATTTGCTGAGCGAGTTCACTGGTAAATTTTACCAACTAGAGCAGGGCAAGCATCTGGGGGCGCACGATCAAAACGCTGCCCTCATTCACAAAACCTTCGCCGAGAAAAATAACATCAAGCCAGGAGACAAGCTGGACATCACCAAAGACGGCAGGCGCGTGACGGTAACTGTCGCAGGGATATTCAGCGGCAAAGGCGAAAAGCCAGCGGTCTTGCAGTCCGACATGGCGGAGAATCATCTCATCACCAACTTGGCTGCGGCGCAGCAGCTGATAGGTAGCCAGCAGTTGACGCGGGCGACATATTTCGCCGAAAATCCACATCAGCTGAAGTCGCTAACAGACCGCGCTAAAAGCCTACCAAACGTCGATTGGAAAAAATTTAGCCTGACTGACAACGGGGCGGCATTCGCTGGGGTTCTCCAAAACATCGCTGGCATTCAAAACATCTTGACGATTGCCACCATCGGCGCGGCTGGGGCGGGGCTGGCAGTGCTGTCACTGGTGCTGGTGTTCTGGGTGCGCGGCCGCTTGCATGAAATTGGCATCTTGCTGTCTATCGGCACGTCGAAGCGGCAGATCATCGGGCAGTTCTTGGCGGAGCTGGTAATCATCGCCGCAGTCAGTTCGGTGTTCGCGCTCGGTATCGGTTCGGTCGCCTCGTCGCAGATTTCTACCGCCCTCACAGCGCAGGCCGACCAAAGCCAGCGCGTAGAAAAAGCTGTGGTGCAGGCCACGCCACCGGTGACTTGTCTGCAGGCTTTCGCCTTCGGATACATGGTCGTTCTGCTGTCAGCCATCGCTGCCACCGCACCAATCATGCGCCAATCACCAAAGCAAATTTTAGCAAAATTAAGTTAG
- a CDS encoding ABC transporter ATP-binding protein, whose product MSLLTLRDIIYSYADGTSNVLNGINYQFEKGKFYAIVGSSGAGKSTLLGLLAGLDTPTGGQILFDDEDIAEQGYSHHRKHNISLVFQNYNLIDYLTPLENLKLVNAKATNETLHSMGLDDDHIHRNVMKLSGGQQQRVAIGRALVSSAPIILADEPTGNLDETTAADIINILRRAAHENDKCVIVVTHSKQLAKEADVVLKLKDKKLK is encoded by the coding sequence ATGTCACTACTTACGTTACGCGATATTATCTATTCATACGCCGACGGCACCAGCAATGTGCTCAACGGCATCAACTATCAATTTGAAAAGGGCAAATTCTACGCCATCGTCGGTAGTTCTGGGGCTGGTAAATCGACGCTGCTCGGGCTGCTAGCGGGGCTGGACACGCCGACTGGCGGGCAGATTTTGTTCGACGATGAAGACATCGCCGAGCAGGGTTATTCGCACCATCGCAAACACAATATCTCGCTGGTGTTTCAGAATTATAACCTGATTGATTATCTGACGCCACTGGAAAACTTGAAATTGGTTAATGCCAAGGCCACTAACGAAACGTTGCACTCCATGGGCTTGGACGACGATCACATTCACCGCAATGTCATGAAACTTTCTGGCGGACAGCAACAGCGCGTAGCGATCGGCCGGGCGTTGGTGTCCTCCGCACCGATTATCTTGGCAGACGAGCCGACCGGCAACCTGGACGAAACTACCGCCGCCGATATCATCAACATCCTGCGTCGAGCCGCCCACGAAAACGATAAATGCGTCATCGTCGTTACCCACAGCAAACAGCTGGCTAAAGAGGCGGATGTGGTGTTGAAGCTGAAGGATAAGAAACTGAAATAA
- a CDS encoding NUDIX domain-containing protein translates to MSLEEKVHNAQIKILRELLFLPTAHFAALQRATGLDSDHVKFHIKRLVALGYVTKTADGYMLSIKGKEYANKLDTDAGVIERQPKVAVLLVIERQHHNEKQYLLQQRLKHPYYGFWGAPTGKVRWAESVVEAAARELAEETGLRGTFVHRGVYHERVRHSQTNEIVEDKLFHLMFCDAVSGTMVKEFEGGKNAWRTREEMESEPKKYKSFMREMAACIDGHGELTEVIYEYGATEF, encoded by the coding sequence ATGAGTTTAGAAGAAAAGGTACATAATGCACAGATAAAGATATTGCGAGAACTACTATTTCTGCCAACTGCTCATTTTGCTGCGTTGCAGCGAGCCACTGGGCTCGATAGCGACCATGTCAAATTCCACATCAAACGACTCGTGGCGTTGGGCTATGTGACGAAAACAGCTGATGGCTACATGCTTTCGATCAAAGGAAAAGAATATGCCAATAAGCTAGACACTGATGCTGGTGTGATTGAGCGTCAACCAAAAGTGGCGGTATTACTTGTTATTGAGCGGCAGCACCATAATGAGAAGCAATACCTTCTGCAGCAGCGGCTTAAGCATCCATATTATGGTTTTTGGGGTGCGCCAACTGGCAAAGTACGTTGGGCGGAGTCTGTTGTTGAAGCGGCAGCACGTGAGCTTGCTGAAGAGACAGGACTGCGCGGTACTTTTGTGCACCGCGGTGTCTATCACGAGCGGGTTCGTCACAGCCAAACAAATGAAATCGTTGAGGACAAACTATTTCATCTGATGTTTTGCGATGCCGTCTCGGGCACGATGGTCAAAGAATTTGAAGGCGGCAAAAATGCTTGGCGTACGCGTGAAGAGATGGAGAGTGAACCAAAGAAATATAAGAGCTTCATGCGCGAAATGGCGGCATGTATTGATGGGCATGGTGAACTAACAGAAGTGATATATGAATATGGCGCGACGGAATTTTGA